CGGGCCGGAGACCGGGATCCCCGCAGTCCGGAGGTACGGGACGGAACGGGATGGGGGACTGCTTGTCCTCCGTATGCGGCCGGTCGCCGCAACGCGGTTCCCGAGGGTGTCCGGGGCGTTTCGATCATGCGAACTACGCGCGTCAACCAGCCTGTACGCCGTTGACGCCCCCGTCGGCCTCGGCGAGACTCCTGGCTCATGCAGCCCCCTCGTGACCGCTCGGTCACCCTCGTCCAGCGCCGACACGTGGACCTCGTCCGTGTCGCGAGCGCGGCCTGTCGCTGCCCCTGACCGGCCGGTTTCCCGCTCGCCTTCCACGCTCCTCCGCCCGCCCGCGCCCGCGGCGCCGTCCCCGCCCCCGCAGGGTTCCGGAGGCATGCCCGTACGTCCGCACGCCCTTCTGGAGACTCGTATGTCCACGCCCCTGTCCCGCCGCGCCCTCGGCGGGGTCGCCGCCGGTGCCGCCGCCGCGGCCGCCCTCGGCGCCACCGCACCCGCCGCGCAGGCGACTTCCCCGGCCGACCCGCAGGAGCGTCCCTTCCGCGCCGCGCACCCGCGCCGCCACTCCCCGCGGCCCAACATCCTCTTCATCCTGGGCGACGACCTCGGCTGGGCCGACCTCTCCTCCTACGGCTCCCCGCACATCCGCACCCCCCACCTGGACCGCCTCGCCCGCCAGGGCGTCCGCTTCACCGACGCCTACTCCGGCTCCGCGACCTGCTCCCCCACCCGTTTCAGCCTCTACACCGGCCGCTACCCGGGCCGTACGAAGGGCGGACTCGCCGAGCCGATCGCCGACAAGTCCGTCGGCCTGGAGCCCACCCATCCCACGCTCGCCTCGCTGCTGCGGGACTCCGGCTACGCCACCGCCCTCATCGGCAAGTGGCACTGCGGCTACCTCCCCGACTACTCCCCCACCAAGTCCGGTTGGGACGAGTTCTTCGGCAACTTCGGCGGGGCCCTGGAGTACTACTCCAAGCTCGGCCTCGGCGGGGAGTACGACCTCTACGAGGGCGACGCCGAGTACAAGGACCTGCGCTACTACACCCGGATCCTCACCGAGCGGGCGAGCGAGTACGTCGGCCGCGACCACGACAAGCCCTGGCTGCTCAACCTCAACTTCACCACCCCGCACTGGCCGTGGATCGCCGACGGCGACAAGGAGACCAGCGACGAGATAGTCCGCCGCATCAAGGCCGGCGACCGCTCCGCACTCTGGCACCAGGACGGCGGCTCGGTCGAGAAGTACAAGGAGATGGTCGAGGACCTCGACCGCTCGATCGGGCAGGTCCTCGACGCGCTGAAGCGCTCCGGCCGGGAACAGGACACCCTCGTCTTCTTCGCCAGCGACAACGGCGGCGAGCGCTTCTCCTACAACTGGCCGCTCGCCGGCAACAAGGGCTCCCTCCAGGAGGGCGGCATCCGGGTCCCCGCGATCCTGCGCTGGCCCGCCCGGATCGACGGCGGCCAGGTCAGCGACCTGCCGGTGTTCACGCCCGACTGGACGGCGACCCTCCTCGACCTGGCCGGCGCCCGCCCCCACCCCGCGTACCCCCTCGACGGCACCAGCCTCGCCGGACACCTGCTGCGCGGCGCCGAGGTGCCCGAGCGGGACCTCTTCTGGCGGGTACGGGGCGAACGGGCGCTGCGCCGCGGCGACTGGAAGTACTACCGGGGCAAGTCCGGCCGCGACCAGCTCTTCCAGCTGTCGGAGGACTCCCGCGAGCAGGCGGACCGGGCCCCGTTCGAGCAGACCCGGCTCGCCGAGCTCCGGGCCGCCTGGGAGCGGATCGACGCGGGGCTGCTCCGCTACTGAACCCCGGTCGGCCCCGCGAGGGGCCGGCCCCACGATGGGGTCGGCCCCGGACCGGCCCGCAGCCGGGCTCGATCGCTCGGCTGGGCGACGGACGTTGCGTCGACGTGATCCGCGCAGGAGGCTGCGGCCAAAGCGGGGGCCATGAGCCTGCGCCCGCCTCCGTACCACGCCTGCCCGAGCCCCTGGACGCGCCTCCGTCTTCCGGGGGCTCGGCGCATGCCCCTCCGTCCCAGTCGGCCGGGGCCGAGACCCCGTCGACGGGTTGAGGCTCGGCGCTCAGCGCGCCGACCAGGGGGGCAAGGTGCCCGCCCGCTTCGGGCGGGCACCCGGGCCCGTCAGGCCTCGATCAGCTCCTCCACGGACTCCTCGCACCGCACGATCAGCAGGCCCGATGGGCGCGCCCCTGCGATGGTCGGCGGGTTGACCTGCCTCAACAGCCGCCGCTATGGGTGTCGTTGACCGCACCGTCCCGTGCGGCAGCGGAAGGGGGAAGGCAGTTGATCGCGATCTGGTGGGTCATCGTCGTGGTGGCACTGGGCGTGTGGTGGACGGTCTGGCGGCTCGTCCGGTACCCGGGCGGATGGGCGTACGCGTTCCACGAGGAACACCGGGAGGCGCGCAAGGCGCTGGAGGATGCCCGCGGCGCCGTACGGGAGCTGCGGAACACGGCCCTTCGCGAGACGTGGCAGGCACGGACCGCGGTGAGGCGGGCCGAGCGGGCCCATCGGCGCCGGGTCCAGCGGGCGGAGTCCGAGCTGGAGCGACTGCGCGACCCGCACCGCGGTGCCCTGGTCGAGCAGTTGGGTGCGATCACCCTGCACGAGCACGCGGTCCTCATATCCGACGACGCGGTGCCGCTGGCCGGCGTGCGCGTCCGGTTCGAACTCGCCCGTTCCACGCACGTGTCGTATGTGTACATCACGCGGCCCGATGGACGGGAGCACATGGAGTGCTACGAGGGCGAGGAGTTTCCCGAGGGCGCGGTACGCCGGTTCAGCGTACGGATCCAGAACGCGGCCGTGACGGAGAACCGGCTGCAGGAACGGCGCGCCGGTGACATCCGCACGCTCGAAGCGGAGCTGCGCGAGGCCCGCAAGGCGACGGAGCCGATACAGGCGGCGCAAGACCGTCTGGACAAGACGCGCGCCCGTCACAAGGACAGCCTCGAGCTCTCCCGGGCGCGAGCGGCGCTCGACGACGCCAGGGACGCCTGGCGGGACCTGACCGGGCGCCGCCCGCTCTGACCGCGCGTCCTTCACCCGTACGGGTCGGGGCACACGGGTCCTGGTGATCGGTCGTGGTGGTCGGTCGGGGTGGTCAGTCCCACTGCTGGTCGGCGAGGGACTCGACCGGCTGGGGCTTGCCGATCACGGCCAGGGCGATGAAGAAGTTGATCTGACCGATCGCGATGGTCAGGGTGGCCAGCGCCTTGGCGTCGTAGTGCCGGGCAGCCTCGGCGTACACCTCGTCGGTGACACGCTCGCGGCCGTGCGGGGCGGGCTGGAGGGTCGCCTCGACCAGCGCGAGAGCGGCCCGCTCGGCGGGGGTGAAGTACGGGGCGTCCTGCCAGGACGCGACCGCGGTGATCCGCTCCTCCGACTCCCCCGCCTTGCGCAGGAAGCCGGTGTTCAGGACGGTCAGGTACGTGTTGTGGACGATCTGCCCCGCCCGCAGGTGCACCAGGTTGATCGTGGTGCGGGGGACGGACCGGTTGCCGGTGGCGCGGAACAACGCGGCGCTGACGTCGGCCAGCTCGGGCACGAACTCGCCCGGGTTCGGCATGCGGGAGAGGGAAACAGCAGCGGTGTTCGTCATGGCGAGGACTCTCCGTCTTCCAGTCGGTCGGTGCCGCCGGCGTGCTCGCCGGCGTCTTCACTGCACTGACGGAACGACGGACGGGAATGTGACGGGCGACGAGGAAGGATTTTGCTCCCCGGGTCCTCTGCCCGCTCCCCCGCCCGCTCCTCCGTCCGCCCCTCGGATCGTCTTCCGGCTCGCGGCGCATCCGGCGCGTCCGGTGTGTCCGGCGCGTTCTCTCGTCGGCGCTCAGCCGCGTACGTGCAGCCCGAATCCCGTGCGGCCCGCGGGCTCCAGTCCCTCCTTCAGCTGCAGCGAGGGGATCTCGTAGTCGCCGAAGTTCTGGCGTCGGAACGCGATCGGTTCGGTCGACTCCAGGGTGAGCAGGCGCTCTTCCCAGGCCTTGGCGACGTCCGCGTAGTCGGCGTCGGTCATCCGGTCGGTGCCGTGGAGGACGAACGGCGGCAGGACCTCGATGCCGGGGTAGTAGAGGATGCCGTGGTGGATCGGGAACAGCAGGTCGTCGATCGGGCCGTTGATCCCGCGGGCGGTGTAGTGGGACTGCGGGCCGCCGGTGGTCACCGACAGCAGGGCCTTCCGGCCGGCGAGGGTGCCTTCGCCGAAGCGTTCGCCGTACTTGGTGTCGCTGTGCTCGCCGACGCCGTACGCGAAGTGGTAGGTGAACACCCGGTCCACCCAGCCCTTGAGGATCGCGGGCATCGTGTACCACCACAGCGGGAACTGGAAGATGATCGTGTCGGCCCACAGCAGCTTCTCCTGCTCGGCGCGGACGTCGGGGGTGAGCGTCCCGGCGTCGAAGGCCCGGCCCGAGTCCAGGGCGACCTTCAGCGGACTCGACGCGGCGGGGCCGTAGTCCGCGGCGTCCACGACCGCCTTCCAGTTCATCGCGTACAGATCGCTCACCCGTACGTCGTGCCCGGCGGCCTCCAGTGTGGACACCGCGAGGTCCTTCAGCGAGCTGTTGAGCGACTTCGGCTCCGGGTGGGCGTGGACGATCAGCGTCTTCATCGGTGACTCCTTCGGATCGGATGCCTTCGGATCGGATGCCTTCGATCCTGGCTGCCCGGGGGTCCGCTGTTCAGGGACGCCGTTTCCGTCGGACCGGGCTTCCTGGTATCGGCAGGGCCACCCTCACGAGGAGCCACCGAGGCCATACTGGGGACATGGACGATCTTGCGGGCTTCCTTCGGACCCGGCGTTCCCGCATCGACCCGGCGGCCGTCGGCATTCCCACCGACAGCCGCCGCCGGGTCGCGGGGCTCCGCCGCGAAGAGGTCGCGCACCTGTCCGGGGTCAGCGTCGACTACTACGTACGCCTGGAGCAGGGGCGCGCGACCCAGCCCTCCGAGCAGGTCCTCGACGCCCTCGCCCGCGTCCTCGGCCTCGACGAGACCGAACTCGGGCACCTGTACCGGCTCGCCCGGCAGCGCCGCCGCCCCGCGAAGGCGCCGGGCGGGCGCCTCCGGCCGGAGGCGCTGCGCGTCCTCGACCTGGTCGCCGACGCACCCGCGCTGATCATGAACCATCGTCTGGACGTGCTCGCCGGGAACCGCCTCGCCCACCTCCTCTACGGGCGGCCGATACCGGGCCTGAACACCGCCCGGCACATCTTCCTCGAGGAGGCCGAGCGCGGCCTCTACGCGGACTGGGACACATGCACCCTCGACGTGGTCGGGCACCTGCGCCTGGCCGCCGGCAAATACCCCGAGGACCCCCGTCTGGCCTCGCTCGTCGGCGAGCTCGCGATGGGCAGCGAACGCTTCCGCCGCCTCTGGGCCCGCGCGGACGTGCGCGCCCGCACGCATGGACGCAAGGCGTATCGGCATCCGCTGGTCGGCCTCCTTGAACTCCACCAGGAGAACTTCGCGCTGCCCGACGAACCGGGCATGGAGCTGCTGGTACTGTCCGCGGCCCCGGGCAGCCCCGCGGAGGACGGTCTCCGCCTGCTCGCGGGTCTGGGCGCGGAGGGCGATGACGTGCAGCCCCCGGTGAACGCTCGGGTTCGCGAGTGACTCGACGCCGCACCCCCTCTCCCTCCCCTGGGGTGGTCCGCGCCGGCGGGGGGTCTGGGGTGGGTAGGCTCGGGGTACCGCGCCAGAGGCATACAGAGGAGAGACACGTGTTCGTGAAGGTGTGCGGGCTCGGGACGACCGCCGACATCGACGTGGCGGTTGCGGCCGGAGCGGACGCCGTCGGTCTGGTGATCAGCGGGACCAGCGTGCGCGGGCTCGACCACGATCGGGCCGTGCGGCTCGCCGCCCACGTGCCGCCGGGTGTCCTGTCCGTTCTGGTGGTCAACGACACGCCTGCCGCCGACGCCGCCCGTATCGCCGGTGAACTCGGTTTCGGCGCCCTGCAGTTGCACGGCAAGGCGTATCGCGAGGAGGACTTCGCGGCCGCGGCCGGGGTCTTTCCGCGGTTGTGGCGGGCCACGTCCTTGAACGAACGGCCCGACACGCGTGTCGGCGCCTACGGCGAGGAGGTCCTTCTCCTCGACTCGCCCCGCGCGGGTTCGGGCGAGCCGTGGGACCTGTCACTGCTCGAGACGGCCCGGCCCGAGGGCCCGTGGCTGCTCGCCGGCGGGCTCACGCCGGACAACGTCGGCGAGGCGATCGACCGGGCGCGTCCCTGGGGGGTCGACGTCTCCAGCGGCGTCGAGTCCGCGCCGGGCGTCAAGGACCATGACCTGATCCGTACCTTCGTCGCCGCCGCGAAGCAGGCCGCCTCGCAAGGGGCCTGACTCGGGCCGACCCGCGGCCGGCTCTGCGGGCTGCGGGCTGCGGGCTGCGGGCTGCGGGCTGCGGGCTGCCGCAGGATTCAGGATTCGTCGCCGATGTCGTCGACCAGGTCGTCCTGGACCCGCAGCCCCGCCACCCACAGCGGCAGGATCCAGTGCACGGCGAGCACACCGACGAGGACCGGGGCGACGGCCGCCCGGAGGGGCGCGTCCGTCAGGAAGCCGTACGCACCGGCGCCGGCCGCTGCGGCCACGAGCAGCCACAGGGTGATGCGGTGTGCCAGGGCGCGTACCCGGTCGCGTTCGACCAGCTGGCGCTCGTCGAGCATCCGGCCGCGCAGCTCGAGCAGGCCTCGGGTGGAGCCGTTGAGCATGCCGGTGAGCAGGACCCAGGGCAGCATCACCACGGCGACGACGACGGCAGGGCCGTATCCGGGCCCGAAGACCGTGGCGATCCAGGCGCCCACTCCGGTGAGGGTGAGGGCGAAGTGAGCCCCCACCAGAAGGCGGCGCCGGGTCGCGGTGGCGTAGGCCGCGGCTGCCCGGCGGTCGTTCATCACGGCGTACATCCGTCGGTCGTAGCGCGTCGCGGTCATCACTGCTTCCTCCCGTAGACCTCGTCGGTGAGCGGCTGGAACGGCTCCAGGGAGAACAGCGCCTCCACCGGCAGCCCGAAGAACCGGGCCATCTTCAGGGCCAGGTCGAGGCTGGGGTTGTACTGGCCGCGTTCGATGTAGCCGATGGTCTGGTAGTGGACGCCCACTGCCTCGGCCAGTGCCTGTCGCGACACTTTCCGCTCTGCTCTGACAACGGCCAGCCTGTTGTGTACCTGCTCGCTCATGTATAAGAAGTACTACATCTGAATGCAGGAGCACAACATTCTGGGTGGGGGCTTCTCTGTGGATGCTGCGCGCCCAGAAGGCTTTTGCCGGCTCAACCGCAGGTGGTCGCCGCCGCTCCGGCAAGGGCATCCGTGTTCCTCAGCAGGACATCGAGCATTACCGCGACACCTGGATCGAGCACGGTGTACCAGCCGCGGAGCGGCCTTCCAGGACCGTTGGGGCGGTCTCGCGCTGTCGCCGGCGCCGTTCTACGAGAGCGGCCCGCGCTTCCTGGGTGCGGACGTTCCCGAGGGCTCGGCCACTGAGGGCTGGTGGATCCCGGCCGGGGACTGTCGGTATTCCATGGCCTACGGATTCATGATCGGCCCCGGTGGCGAGTTCGGGATCCACGGTTACCGTTGGGCGCCACCGCATGCAAGCACCGATGGCTGGGTGGAATCGTTGGCGCTCGCCAACCACGCGAGAGGCTGGGCCACAACCATCACGAGGATCACCGGTGGGGCCGTCGACTCCCTGGACCTCGAAAGGTACGAGCCCGTACCTGAAGTGCAGGGCTTGACCGACCACTGGTGGCGGGGCAAGGACCGGACGATCGCTGGCCTTCGTGACGAATGCCGAGCGGGCGATGGTGATGCTGCTCGAAGACGAGAGCGATCCCGGCAAGCATGCCGTGACCCCGGAAGTCGAGGGATCGAGCGACGGGTTCGTCCTCTCCAATGGGCAGGACGACGAGTACCCGGACGAAGACACTGTGCCCATCGGTGAGGCGCTCAGGATCGTCGAGCACATCGTCGGCACAGGATCCTGGCCTGCGGACGCGCGCTGGGTGGTCGATTGCTGACGCCTGGGCCTACCGCCAGGCCCGGATGAGGATGGCGGCGAGGACGGTGGATTCCCAGGTCAGGGCGATGGCCAGGTCGAGGAAGGCGAGGAAGCGCAAGCCCTTTTGAGGCGGCGGTAGCCGAAGAGCCAGGCGATCGACCGTTCGATCTTCCAGCGGTACCGACCGAGGCGCCCGCGGCCGGCATCATGCCGCACGAGCATCACGTCACGCCACGTGAGACATCCTCTGAGCCTTGATCGGCGCGGCCGACCTGGCGGCCTGCTCGATCTTCGCGCGGTAGGCCGCACGGGCTTCCTCGTCGATCTGCTTCTCGTGTTCGGGGCGCATCCCGGTCCGGCCGTCCAGGCCCTCGCGCAGGATGTCGGCGTGCCCGGCATGCCGGTTGGTCTCGCCGAGGACGTGGACCATGACGGCGAACAGGTTCGTGTGGGAGTGGGGCTCCGGCCACCACGGCACGTGGCCGGGGGCGTCGAGGGAAAGCGCGTTGATCGTCGCGTCCGAGTGTTCCCACGTGCGCCGGTAGAACCCGATGATCTGGTCGCGGGTCTCGTCCTCGGCGGCCCACTGGTCGCTGCCGTCGTGGTCCTGCCACCGGGGCAGCGGTTCCGGGGAAGGGCGGTCGAAGACCTCGCCGAAGTACCTGGCCTCGACGGTGGCCACGTGTTTGACCAGGCCGAGGAGGTTGGTCCCGGTCGCCGTCAGAGGCCGGCGGGCGTCGTACTCGGACAAGCCGTCGAGTTTCCAGAGCAGTGCCTCGCGGTCCCGCCGCAGTCTCCCGTGCAGGTTGTCCTTCGCGAATTCATCGATCATGTGGCATGAACCTTCCATGGGCTGTTCGTGGTTTCAAGATTCCGTCGAGTGGTTCGGGACAGGGACCGGGGATGTGGGCGGGTGCCAGGTGAGAACCCAGCCGGCGGTAAGCGCCGCCGCGCCGCCCGCCAGGGCGATCGCGCCGCCCGTTCCGATGCCCGCGGCCACCGAGCCGAAGCAGGCCGGCCCGACACCCTGAAGCGTCATGGCGCCCAGCCTCGACGTGCACCCCAGCCACTCACCACTGATTCGTCGGTGGACGAATCCAAACAGACGTCCCCCGGTAGCATCGCGAGGTGCTCCGCTTCGAAGTCTCCGTCGAGGACCTGCTGCGCAGCCGCTTCGCGCTGTCGCCCGCGCTGGACCTCTGCTTGCTGCTGCGCTCGCTCGCCGGCCAGGGCCGGCCGCTGCCGCGCGCCTGGGCCGCCCGGCTCCTGCCGGCCTTCGAACGGCTTCGCCGCGAGACCGAGCTGGACGCCGTCCTCGCGCTGCAGACCCCGCAAGGCGGACCGAACTTCGTCGCCCCGCCCCCGCGCGGCCTCAACCAGACCTGGGCGGACGACCTGGCCATGATCCGGGCCACACCGCTGGAA
The DNA window shown above is from Streptomyces vietnamensis and carries:
- a CDS encoding putative leader peptide; the protein is MQPPRDRSVTLVQRRHVDLVRVASAACRCP
- a CDS encoding sulfatase family protein is translated as MPVRPHALLETRMSTPLSRRALGGVAAGAAAAAALGATAPAAQATSPADPQERPFRAAHPRRHSPRPNILFILGDDLGWADLSSYGSPHIRTPHLDRLARQGVRFTDAYSGSATCSPTRFSLYTGRYPGRTKGGLAEPIADKSVGLEPTHPTLASLLRDSGYATALIGKWHCGYLPDYSPTKSGWDEFFGNFGGALEYYSKLGLGGEYDLYEGDAEYKDLRYYTRILTERASEYVGRDHDKPWLLNLNFTTPHWPWIADGDKETSDEIVRRIKAGDRSALWHQDGGSVEKYKEMVEDLDRSIGQVLDALKRSGREQDTLVFFASDNGGERFSYNWPLAGNKGSLQEGGIRVPAILRWPARIDGGQVSDLPVFTPDWTATLLDLAGARPHPAYPLDGTSLAGHLLRGAEVPERDLFWRVRGERALRRGDWKYYRGKSGRDQLFQLSEDSREQADRAPFEQTRLAELRAAWERIDAGLLRY
- a CDS encoding carboxymuconolactone decarboxylase family protein, whose translation is MTNTAAVSLSRMPNPGEFVPELADVSAALFRATGNRSVPRTTINLVHLRAGQIVHNTYLTVLNTGFLRKAGESEERITAVASWQDAPYFTPAERAALALVEATLQPAPHGRERVTDEVYAEAARHYDAKALATLTIAIGQINFFIALAVIGKPQPVESLADQQWD
- a CDS encoding NAD(P)H-dependent oxidoreductase yields the protein MKTLIVHAHPEPKSLNSSLKDLAVSTLEAAGHDVRVSDLYAMNWKAVVDAADYGPAASSPLKVALDSGRAFDAGTLTPDVRAEQEKLLWADTIIFQFPLWWYTMPAILKGWVDRVFTYHFAYGVGEHSDTKYGERFGEGTLAGRKALLSVTTGGPQSHYTARGINGPIDDLLFPIHHGILYYPGIEVLPPFVLHGTDRMTDADYADVAKAWEERLLTLESTEPIAFRRQNFGDYEIPSLQLKEGLEPAGRTGFGLHVRG
- a CDS encoding helix-turn-helix transcriptional regulator, yielding MDDLAGFLRTRRSRIDPAAVGIPTDSRRRVAGLRREEVAHLSGVSVDYYVRLEQGRATQPSEQVLDALARVLGLDETELGHLYRLARQRRRPAKAPGGRLRPEALRVLDLVADAPALIMNHRLDVLAGNRLAHLLYGRPIPGLNTARHIFLEEAERGLYADWDTCTLDVVGHLRLAAGKYPEDPRLASLVGELAMGSERFRRLWARADVRARTHGRKAYRHPLVGLLELHQENFALPDEPGMELLVLSAAPGSPAEDGLRLLAGLGAEGDDVQPPVNARVRE
- a CDS encoding phosphoribosylanthranilate isomerase, whose amino-acid sequence is MFVKVCGLGTTADIDVAVAAGADAVGLVISGTSVRGLDHDRAVRLAAHVPPGVLSVLVVNDTPAADAARIAGELGFGALQLHGKAYREEDFAAAAGVFPRLWRATSLNERPDTRVGAYGEEVLLLDSPRAGSGEPWDLSLLETARPEGPWLLAGGLTPDNVGEAIDRARPWGVDVSSGVESAPGVKDHDLIRTFVAAAKQAASQGA
- a CDS encoding helix-turn-helix transcriptional regulator, giving the protein MSEQVHNRLAVVRAERKVSRQALAEAVGVHYQTIGYIERGQYNPSLDLALKMARFFGLPVEALFSLEPFQPLTDEVYGRKQ
- a CDS encoding DinB family protein → MIDEFAKDNLHGRLRRDREALLWKLDGLSEYDARRPLTATGTNLLGLVKHVATVEARYFGEVFDRPSPEPLPRWQDHDGSDQWAAEDETRDQIIGFYRRTWEHSDATINALSLDAPGHVPWWPEPHSHTNLFAVMVHVLGETNRHAGHADILREGLDGRTGMRPEHEKQIDEEARAAYRAKIEQAARSAAPIKAQRMSHVA